The genomic interval TTTTAAAATCGTCTTTACTATAAGCAAACACAATCACATCGCAAATTTTTGTCGAAATTTTGAAGTTTTGTAAAATATGCTCTGTAAATTTTAAAAATATCAGCGATATCCGCGTAACCTATCATAGAAATAGCAAAACTTACGCGCGAACGCTCGTCGTTTATCAAAAACCGCTCTACATTTTTAATTATGATTTTAATATAATCCAAGAGCAGTATTTTTAGGCTTTGATTTATCGATATAGTTTATAACGCAATCGCGCAAAATTTCGCCGATATTTAAGCAGTTTGATTTTGTTTTTATGACATCGCTGTAAGCAAGCGCCGCGCCGTTTTTTAATTCAAAACTCTTTTTTGTCTTTTTGCCTTTTTACATTTACTCTTGTAAAACGGTGCCGCCGCAATTTCTATAAAAAGCCATAAAAACGCCACTTCCTAAAAGCATTTTGGTATTTGACGGATTTAGCGCATAATCGGCTTTTTGCTTTACGATATCGCCTAATTTTACAGTCAAGTTATAAGAAATTTTTTATCATTATGAATTTTATATATCAGTTTTGCAAAATAAGCTAAAAATTGTTGCAAATTTTAAAAACTATTTTTAAATTTTCACAATAAAAAAAAATATATTATTTAAAGCCGCATTAAAATTTAAAACTATAAAAAAGTCAGCTTATAAATTTATAAGCTGACTTTTTAGATAATGATTTTTAAACTATTTGGAAATATTTTTAAGAAGTTTATTTCAAATATAAAATTTTCGGGCGAACTTTTTGCCCGAAAATTATAAATTTTAAATCGCTTTTGCGATTATTTCGCTTACGTTTTTTGCAAATTCACTTGCATCATCAATATTTTGACCTTCGCTAAGTTTCGCAAGATCAAAAATAATGTTTGAAATTTTAGCAATTTCGCTTTGATTTGCAATTAATTTTTTGATGATTTCGTGATCTTTATTTATCTCAAGTATCGGTAAAACTTCAGGTAAATTTTCCTGTCCCATTTGTTTATAAATCGCTTGCATAGCGTAATTCGGATCATTTTTATCAAATACAAGAACACCTAAAGCGTTTTTAAGTCTTTTTGAAATTTTTACATCTTTTACCTTATCTTTTAAGTTTTCTTTTATTTTTTCCGCTATTTCAAGATCCTGCGCTGAAATTTCACCTTTATCATCGCTAAAATCGGCATCCATTACGCTTTTTATAGGTGTTTTATCGAATTCACCGATCATCGGCATTATAATCGTATCGATTTCATCGTCGCAAATTAAAACTTCTATATTTTTAGCATTAAATTCCTCTAAAAGAGGCGAATTTTTAAGAGTTTCAGCTTTCCCGCCGCTGATATAATAAATCTCTTTTTGCTCTGCCGCCATTGATTTTTTATATTCCGCTAAATCAATCAATTCGCCTGTTTTGCTTGATTTGAAAAGACAAAGTTTTAAAATTTCATCTTTTTCGGTAGAAAATCCCCAAAGCCCTTCTTTTAAAACTTTGCCGAAAAGTTTATAAAATTTCGCATATTTTTCTTTATCACTATTTTTTATTTTTTCCAACTCGCCCAAAATTTTCTTTACGCTTGCAGCTTTTACTGTTTGCATTATGCGGTTTTCCTGCAAAATTTCACGACTCACATTTAGCGGTAAGTCTTCTATATCGATTATTCCGCGTACAAATCTCAAATAAGGCGGTAAGAGCTCTTTGGCGTCATCGGTTATAAAAACGCGTTTTACATAAAGTTTTACACCGCTTTGATAATCCACGCGAAAAAGATCGAAAGGTTGAACGCTTGGAACAAAAAACAGCGTTGTATATTCGTGAACGCCTTCCGCTTTAGTGTGAATGTAAAGTAGCGGATCGCTGCTGTCGTGGCTGATTTGCTTATAAAAATCAAAATAATCCTGCTCTTTCAGATTGCTTTTTGGAAGTCTCCAAAGAGCGTTTGCTTTATTAACTTGTGAAATTTCACTCTCATAATGCCCTTCTTCGCCCTCTTTTTGGCTAGCTACATATTTTTCTTTTTGTAAAAAAATAGGATAAGGAATGTGATTTGAATATTTTTTGATGATATTTTCAAGGCGGTAACTGTCTAAAAATTCATCGTCTTTAAGATATAGTGTGATTTGCGTTCCAAAATCCGCCTTTTCCGCCTTTTCGATTGTGTAGTCGTTCGCGTCGCTTTTCCAAGAAAAAGCTTCGTCGCTAAGAGGTTTTTTAGTCAAAACTTCGATTTTATCAGCAACCATAAACGCGGAATAAAATCCTACACCGAATTGTCCGATTAGATTGCTGTCTTTTTTAGCATCTCCACTAAGTTGTTCTATAAAGCCTTTTGTTCCGCTTCTTGCGATGGTTCCGAGATTGTTTTCAAGTTCGTTTTCATCCATTCCTATTCCGGTATCGCTTATCGTTAAAGTTTTTGCTTCTTTGTCAAGAGTTATTTCAATCTTAGGTGTGTAAGTTAATTTTTTATACTCATCTTTCGTGAGCGCAAGATAATTAAGTTTGTCAAGAGCGTCGCTTGCATTTGAGATAAGTTCGCGTAAAAAAATCTCTTTATTTGAATAAAGCGAATTAATC from Campylobacter hominis ATCC BAA-381 carries:
- a CDS encoding macro domain-containing protein, producing MTVKLGDIVKQKADYALNPSNTKMLLGSGVFMAFYRNCGGTVLQE
- the htpG gene encoding molecular chaperone HtpG codes for the protein MAKRKFKTEVNQLLNLMINSLYSNKEIFLRELISNASDALDKLNYLALTKDEYKKLTYTPKIEITLDKEAKTLTISDTGIGMDENELENNLGTIARSGTKGFIEQLSGDAKKDSNLIGQFGVGFYSAFMVADKIEVLTKKPLSDEAFSWKSDANDYTIEKAEKADFGTQITLYLKDDEFLDSYRLENIIKKYSNHIPYPIFLQKEKYVASQKEGEEGHYESEISQVNKANALWRLPKSNLKEQDYFDFYKQISHDSSDPLLYIHTKAEGVHEYTTLFFVPSVQPFDLFRVDYQSGVKLYVKRVFITDDAKELLPPYLRFVRGIIDIEDLPLNVSREILQENRIMQTVKAASVKKILGELEKIKNSDKEKYAKFYKLFGKVLKEGLWGFSTEKDEILKLCLFKSSKTGELIDLAEYKKSMAAEQKEIYYISGGKAETLKNSPLLEEFNAKNIEVLICDDEIDTIIMPMIGEFDKTPIKSVMDADFSDDKGEISAQDLEIAEKIKENLKDKVKDVKISKRLKNALGVLVFDKNDPNYAMQAIYKQMGQENLPEVLPILEINKDHEIIKKLIANQSEIAKISNIIFDLAKLSEGQNIDDASEFAKNVSEIIAKAI